The genomic stretch GGAGCCTATATTATTACATTGAATGAAAGACATATCAAATTCATTAAACATTAGACAGATAACAAAATATAAAAAAGCTTTCATATCAGAAAGCTTTTTTGTTTTTTAAACGCTTTTGTTCCTCTTCTCTTAGCTGCTTTTACTTTGTATCTGAACCATTTTTCTTTGAATATATTCCGCATGATATTGTCAAAATTTCTTGTAATGACCAGGTTCTTAAAACCACGCCATTTTTCAAGAAGACTCGAAGGCAATGCCCTTACAGATACAGAATATCCTCCGGTTTCATACTGAATATAATGCCACCATCCGGATGGAATATAAAGGGTTTCTCCAGGATGGAGAACTGCTTCGTAGCCATTTAAATAAAGTAAGCCAGGGTATTGCCTGTAATCCGGTGTTTTGATATTGGGTAAACTATGAAAATTATAGGGTAGCTTATACATCAGATCAGATTGCTCCCATGGAAATAGCCAGATTCGTTTAATTCCTTCAAATTGAGTGATGAAAACATGGGACATGTCAATGTCAATATGATTTCGGGTGGCAGAACCCTCACCGCCGAAAAACATAAAAGGTAACCATTTTAATATTTTGCCATTCGTAACATCATTATAGATGATGTCGTCTTTAAGTTCTGGTTTTATAGTCAATAGGTTAAATAAGAACAAACGATGTTCAGTAGGAGTAGAGTCTATCAGATCAAGATAATCGGAGAACGTAGTCTGTGCAATAGGCTGACTGGCCACCCTGTCCATAGAATCCATTTCACTGCCGTAGATATCTACCTTTTGATCTCCTGCTATTTCCTTGAAATATTCATAATTCCATTTTTGGAATGCCGGGCTTTCAGGATCTATAAAATCTTCTATAATGACGGGGATCTGAGGTTTCATGTGGTGGGTTATAAAGTTTCTTGAAACGAGTTTCTTTGTTTTCTTTACCGGAATCAATTGCATATTCAGAAATTTTAAACAAATATAAATATTATCCTACTAATTTTGTAGACTAGTAATGTTAAAATAGAAACTAAAGATCAAATTTTAGAATTAAGCTTATAAAAGGTTTTATTTTACTGCCTTTTTAGTAAATTAGCACATCTAAAAAATTACTAAAAATGATTTCTGAAAAATACCTTCAACATTTACAGAACGAACTTCAAAATATTGAGAATGACGGACTTTACAAAAGAGAAAGAATCATCACTTCTCAGCAAAGTGCAGAAATTGAAGCCAACGGAAAGAAGCTTTTGAACTTTTGCGCCAATAATTATCTTGGATTATCTAACAATCCGGAGGTAATGAAAGCTTCTCAGGATATGATTCAGTCTCATGGATATGGAATGTCATCTGTACGTTTCATCTGCGGAACCCAGGATATTCACAAAGAATTGGAGAAAAAAATTGCTGATTTCTTAGGATTGGAGGAT from Chryseobacterium indologenes encodes the following:
- a CDS encoding cupin-like domain-containing protein; amino-acid sequence: MQLIPVKKTKKLVSRNFITHHMKPQIPVIIEDFIDPESPAFQKWNYEYFKEIAGDQKVDIYGSEMDSMDRVASQPIAQTTFSDYLDLIDSTPTEHRLFLFNLLTIKPELKDDIIYNDVTNGKILKWLPFMFFGGEGSATRNHIDIDMSHVFITQFEGIKRIWLFPWEQSDLMYKLPYNFHSLPNIKTPDYRQYPGLLYLNGYEAVLHPGETLYIPSGWWHYIQYETGGYSVSVRALPSSLLEKWRGFKNLVITRNFDNIMRNIFKEKWFRYKVKAAKRRGTKAFKKQKSFLI